Within the Enterobacter roggenkampii genome, the region CATTTTACATGGGCTGGATAACGATTTACCCCTGCAGGAAGAAGTGGAAGGCAATGGTCTGGAGCAGGACGGGCTGCCGTTCCCGATTCGTCAGAGCGATGCGCTGTGGGAATTTATGCAAAACGATAGCCTTCGCGAGCGGCTGGGCGAACGTTTCTGCCACGTCTATCACGCCTGCAAAAATGATGAATTGCTGCAGTTTGAACGCCTGATTACCGAAACGGAAATTGAGTGGATGCTGAAAAACGCCTGATGACGTGCCCCGGTAAGGGGCCGCTTTGTTTCATCTGACACGTATCACCAAACGGCCTGCGCGGAGCCTGGCCTAACTGTTCGCTGGCACGCCAGCTTTCTCCCGGGAGTCGCGTTATGGAGCGCAGGCGGCACAGGGATTTTCTTAACGACACTGTGTGACGAGGTAGGAAATGATGCAGATGTTCAACTATCCGCAGGGCGAAGGGGGCCAGTCAGGCGCCTGCTGTGAGTGCGAGCCAGAGACGGTGCGCTGGTACGATCGCGTGTGTTCTTTACAACTTCCCCCTTTGCTAAGCAGGTTTGCGTTAAGGACAGCGCGATTGCAAACCACGGTAAGCATGGGGGGGACGGTTTATGGCGACTAACACCTCTCTTGACTCGCCGCGCATGGCCGGCAGAACCCGGCTGCGCAGTTCCCTCAAGCTCTGGCAGGTGGTCATGATGGGGCTGGCTTATCTCACCCCCATGACCGTGTTTGATACCTTCGGTATTGTGTCCGGTATCAGCAACGGCCACGTGCCCGCCTCGTATCTCCTGGCGCTGGCTGGCGTCATGTTTACCGCCATCAGCTACGGCAAACTGGTACGACAGTTCCCGGAAGCGGGCTCTGCGTACACCTACACGCAGAAATCGATCGGCCCCCATTTAGGTTTTATGGTCGGCTGGTCATCGCTGCTGGATTATCTCTTCCTGCCGATGATCAACGTGCTGCTGGCGAAGATCTACCTTTCCGCGCTGTTCCCTGAAGTCCCGCCGTGGGTCTGGGTGGTGGGGTTTGTGACGATCCTGACGCTGGCGAACCTGAAGAGTGTGAATCTGGTCGCCAACTTTAACACCCTGTTTGTGCTGGTGCAGATCGCCATCATGGTGGTGTTTGTCATACTGGTGGTGCACGGTCTGCATAAGGGAGAGGGCGTCGGCACCGTCTGGTCGCTCCAGCCGTTTATCAGCGAGAACGCACACCTGATCCCGATTATTACCGGCGCGACTATCGTCTGCTTCTCTTTCCTCGGCTTTGACGCGGTCACCACGCTGTCGGAAGAGACGCCAAACGCGGCGCGGGTGATCCCCAAAGCCATCTTCCTCACCGCTTTGTATGGCGGGCTGATATTTATTGTTGCCTCGTTTTTCATGCAGCTCTTTTTCCCGACGATCGCGCGCTTCAAAAACCCGGACGCTGCGCTGCCGGAAATCGCGCTGTACGTGGGCGGCAAGCTCTTCCAGTCGGTGTTTCTGTGTACCACGTTTGTGAATACGCTCGCTTCAGGCCTGGCCTCGCACGCCAGCGTCTCTCGCTTACTGTATGTGATGGGGCGTGACAACGTGTTTCCGGAGCGGGTGTTTGGCTACGTGCATCCGAAATGGCGTACGCCAGCCCTGAACGTCATTATGGTTGGGATAGTGGCGCTGTCGGCCCTGTACTTTGATCTCGTGACCGCGACGGCGCTGATCAACTTTGGCGCGCTGGTGGCGTTTACGTTTGTTAATCTCTCGGTGTACAACCATTTCTGGCGGCGCAAGGGGCTGAACAAAACGTGGAAAGATCGGTTCCACTATCTTCTGCTGCCGCTCATTGGTGCCGTCACGGTCGGCGTGCTGTGGATAAACCTCGAAGCGACGTCCCTGACGCTTGGCCTCATCTGGGCGGCACTGGGGATCCTTTACCTGACATGGCTCACGCGCCGTTTCCGAAAACCGCCTCCGCAGTTTGAAGCCGGTAAAATAGAGCAGGCCTGGGATTCCTGAACGTGAAACGGCACCAGTACGCTGGTGCCGTTTTTCGGGAAACGGACGTCCGCCCGCGAGCATATTATCTCAGACGTTTATGCAGGCTTCCCCCCACGAGCAACGCCGCGCACAGCATCAGCGCAATAAACCCGCCCACGCCGTTCCAGCCGTAGTGATGCCAGAACACGCCGCCGAGCGTCCCGGCGATGCTGGACCCCAGGTAATAGCTAAACAGATACAGCGAGGATGCCTGGCCCTTGGCGCGACGCGCGCGTGGGCCAATCCAGCTGCTGGCGACCGAGTGGGCGGCGAAGAAACCCGCGGAGAAGAGCAGCATGCCGGCAAAAATCAGCCACAGGGAGGAGAAGAGCGTCAGCAGCAGGCCGACCAGCATCACCGATGTGAAGAACAGCATGACCGGGCCGCGGCCATAGCGGGCGGTCATTGCCCCGGCCTTCGGTGAACTCCACGTTCCGGTCAAATACGCAACCGAGAGTAAACCGACAAGAGCCTGGCTCAGATGCCACGGCGAGAGCATCAGGCGATAGCCAATATAGTTAAACAGCGTGACGAACGAGCCCATCAGCAGGAAGCCGGTCAGGAACAGGCGCGGCAGCCCCTTGTCGCGCCAGTGCAGGCGGAAGTTGATAAACAGCGTTTTCGGGCGCAGCGATGTCGGGCGGAAATGACGCGATTCCGGCAGAATTTTCCAGAACATCAGGGCAGAAGCCAGCGCGAAACAGCCGATGACCGCCAGCGCAATACGCCAGCTAAAGAAGTCCGTGAATACCCCGCTCAGCAGACGCCCGCTCATCCCGCCAATCGAGTTCCCGCTGATGTATAGCCCCATAGAGAAGGCAACAAAGCTCGGGTGGATCTCCTCGCTGAGGTAGGTCATCCCGACCGCCGCCACGCCGCTGAGCGAGAGCCCGATCAGCGCACGCATCACCAGGATGCCGTGCCAGCTGGTCATCATGGTCGAGAGTAGCGTACAGACCGAGGCCAGCATCAGCGCGGTTACCATCACCTGTTTACGGCCGATGGCGTCGGACAGCGGCCCGGTAAAGAGCAGGCCAACCGCCAGCATGCCGGTTGAAATAGAGAGGGATACGCTGCTGCTGGCGGGTGAAACGCCAAACTCATGGGAGAGCACGGGTAGGATCGGCTGAACGCAATAGAGCAGGGCGAAGGTCGCCAGACCGGCGGAGAAGAGCGCCAGCGTGACGCGCATAAATTGGGGGGTACCACGTTTAATGAACTGAACCGGCTGCGATGTTGCAGGTAAATCATCGATATCGCTCGCCGGATCGATATCAATGGCAGTTGTACGACTCACACAGTTTCCTTGCTTAAACATCCCCGTGATTTCTGGTGACGGGTATGACCACCTGATAAGGGTAGGAAAATGTAAATATTCTGTCTAATATATTAATAATCTCAAATGATACTTTAGAAATATGAATATCGAGCTGCGTCATCTCCGCTACTTTGTCGCCGTCGCTGAAGAGCTGCATTTTGGCCGCGCGGCGGCACGGCTGAACATCTCTCAGCCGCCCTTAAGCCAGCAGATTCAGATCCTGGAGCAGCAGGTCGGGGCGCGCCTGCTGGCCCGCACCAACCGCAGCGTGAGCCTGACGGCGGCGGGTAAGCAGTTTCTCATCGATAGCCGACAGATTCTGAGCATGGTCGAGGACGCCGCCGCCCGGGCAGAACGGCTATATCTCGGGGAGGCCGGAGAGTTGCGCATCGGGTTTACCTCGTCCGCACCGTTTATCAGCGCCGTCTCGGAAACCCTGTCGTCATTCCGTCGCCATTTCCCGGATGTTCATATTCAAACGCGCGAGATCAACACCCGCGAGCAGATCGCGCCGCTCAATGAAGGTTCGCTGGATCTGGGGCTGATGCGTAATACCCAGCTGCCGGACTCGCTGGCGTGGGAGGTGATCCTGCGCGAGCCGCTGATGGCCATGATCCCGCACGATCACCCGCTGGCGTCGCGTCCGGCGGTTTCGCTGGCAGAGCTGGCAAACGAGCCGTTTGTCTTTTTTGACCCGCAGGTCGGAACGGGTCTGTATGACGATATCCTGGGGCTGATGCGCCGCTACGATCTTGCCCCGGTCATCACCCAGGAAGTCGGGGAAGCGATGACCATTATCGGCCTGGTCGCCGCCGGGCTGGGGGTGTCTATTCTTCCGGCCTCCTTTAAACGGGTACAACTGCGCGAAATGCGCTGGGTGACCATCGCCGAAGAGGATGCCGTTTCAGAGATGTGGCTGGTCTGGGCAAAACATCGCGAACAGAGCCATGCCGCACAGCGCTTCAAACAGCAGTTGATGAACGCCTCCGCCGGGCGGCATTTTCAGGGAAAAGTGGGCAAAAATGTGCAGTAAATCACATGGCTAAGTAAATATTTGACGGCAGCCCTGCAAGTGCTTCACCATAGCCAACAGTTTATTTCGAAGCTCGAAAATAAGGGAGTACGAGGTGGTCGCTGATAGTCAGCCAGGGCATATTGATCAGATTAAGCAGACCAACGCTGGCGCGGTGTATCGCCTGATTGATCAGCTTGGTCCGGTTTCGCGTATCGATCTCTCGCGCCTGGCACAGCTGGCACCCGCCAGTATTACCAAGATTGTCCGCGAGATGCTGGAAGCGCACCTGGTTCAGGAGACGGAAATTCAGGAGCCGGGCAGCCGTGGCCGTCCGGCAGTCGGGCTGGTGGTGGAAACGGAAGCCTGGCACTACCTGTCGCTGCGCATCAGCCGGGGGGAGATCTTCCTTGCGCTGCGCGATCTGAGCAGCAAGCTGGTGGTAGAGGACCGTCTTGAACTGCCGCTCAACGCCGAGGAACCGCTCCTCGACGCGATTGTTTCGCATATCGATCGCTTCTTTATTCGTCACCAGCAGAAGCTTGAACGCTTAACGGCCATTGCCATCACCATGCCGGGTATTATTGATACCGAAAATGGCATTGTTCACCGCATGCCGTTTTACGACGATGTTAAAGAGATGCCGCTGGGGGAAGTGCTGAAAAACCATACCGGCGTGCCGGTCTATATTCAGCATGACATCAGCGCCTGGACCATGGCGGAGGCGCTGTTCGGCGCGTCACGCGGGGCGAGGGATGTGATTCAGGTGGTTATCGATCATAACGTCGGGGCAGGCGTCATTACCGACGGACGTCTTCTCCACGCCGGAAGCAGCAGTCTGGTGGAAATTGGCCATACCCAGGTCGACCCATACGGCAAGCGCTGCTACTGCGGGAACCACGGCTGTCTGGAGACCATTGCCAGCGTGGAAAGCGTGCTGGAGCTGGCGCAGGTCAGGCTCAGTCAGTCCATGAGCTCCTCGCTGCACGGACAACCCCTCACGGTGGATTCTCTCTGCGCCGCGGCGCGTCAGGGCGATCTGCTGGCGAAGGACATCATTACCGGGGTGGGGAATAACGTTGGCCGCATTCTGGCGATTATGGTGAACCTCTTCAACCCGCAAAAAATCCTTATTGGCTCACCGCTGAGCCAGGCGGCGGAGATCCTCTTCCCGGCGATTACGGCCTGTATTCAGCAGCAGTCGCTTCCCGCCTACAGCCGGAACATTGCGGTAGAAAGTACCCAGTTTTCCAATCAGGGCACGATGGCCGGCGCCGCGCTGGTCAAAGATGCCATGTATAACGGCTCGCTGTTGATCCGCCTGTTACAGGGTTAACTCTTTTTTGCAGATGTAAGAAAAATTGCGCTATCTCAAGCCGGGTAGCGCACGCATCCCGTAGACTTCCTCCACTGAATTATTTACCTGGTTTATATTTTCGAAGCATACCCAAGAGGTGGAGTGAGTCATGCTTAAGCGTTTCTTTGTTACTGGTACAGATACCTCTGTCGGCAAGACCGTTGTATCCCGCGCATTGCTGCAGGCGCTGGCAGCAAGCGGTAAACGCGTGGCAGGGTACAAACCGGTCGCAAAAGGGAGTAAAGAGACGCCAGAGGGATTGCGTAATAAAGACGCCCTGGTACTGCAAAGCGTCTCGTCACTGGAACTGCCTTATCACGCGATCAATCCTATTGCGTTAAGCGAAGAGGAGAGCAGCGTGGCGCACAGCGGCCTGATTAATTACCCTCTGCTGTCCAACGGTCTGGCGAGCCTGTGCGAGAAGGTCGATCACGTGGTGGTGGAAGGCACGGGCGGCTGGCGCAGCCTGATGAACGATCTGCGCCCGCTGTCGGAATGGGTGGTGCAGGAACAGCTTCCGGTGGTGATGGTGGTGGGGATCCAGGAAGGGTGCATTAACCATGCGCTGCTGACGGCGCAGGCGATTGCCAATGACGGCCTGCCGCTGGTTGGCTGGGTGGCCAACCGCATCAACCCTGGTCTGGCGCACTATGCGGAGATCATCGACGTGCTGAGCGCTAAACTACCCGGACCACTGGTGGGTGAACTGCCTTATCTGCCTCGCGCCGAGCAGCGCGAGCTATCGCAGTACATCGATCTCTCTGCCCTCAGTGGCGTGTTGACCGTAGATCGAGTCGTGGCGTAACGTCCGCGACAGCACGGACGCCAGCACGCAGGCGACCAGCAAACCGGGCAGTAAAAAATATTGCCCGGTCATTTCACAGACCATCAGCGCCGACATAATGGGCGCATGCGTGGTCGCGGCGAGTAGCGTCGCCATCCCCGCCAGCCCAAGCAGAATCGCCGTCTCAGCGCCCGGCAGCCACAGCGCGAAAAGCTGTGCAAACAGCATGCCTGTCGCCATGCCGACAAACAGCGTGGGCGTGAACACCCCGCCCGGCGCGCCCGATCCGCTGCTCGCCAGCACCGCCAGCAGTTTACAGATAAAGACGCCTGCAACGATCGACAGCAGCGGTGGGGCGAGCAGAAAAGCCTGCACCACGCTGTAGCCGTTCCCCCACACCTTCGGCGTCAGAAGAGACAGCAGCCCGACGATCGCACCGCCGAGCGCCAGCTGCCACGGCGGCGAAAGCTTAAGGCGCAGGAACAGCCCGTGGCTGAACGCCATCAGCCACATCAGCAGCGGTCCGCAAAGACCCGCCAGCAGCCCCATGGCGACCAGCAGGGCATAATCAGTTGCGGTGAGTGTGCCGCTCAAATGGACCGCGTAGAGCGTGCCGGTTCCCGGCGCCAGGAGCTGCGTGGTGAGAAGCGCCACTACCGCCGCGATAACCACGGGCCCGAGCGAGGCCAGCATCAGGGTGCCAAACAGAATCTCCGCAATGAACAGGCTTCCGGCTAACGGAGCATGGTAGGCGCTGGCCATCCCGGCCGCGGCGCCGCAGGCGATCCATAACTTCCATTCAGATTTGGGCGTAAAGCGCCGGGCAAAAAAGGAGGCGGCGAGGGCGGCAAGCAGGATCATCGCCCCTTCACGCCCGATGGCGCTTCCGCTTGCCACGACAAGCAGCGAGGCAAGGGATTTCACCAGGCTGGCGCCGTAATCAAACTGACCGTCGCCGGTCTCCAGCGCTTCCATATAATCGGTGGGGGCATGAGGCCGCTGGGCGGTCAGCCGTTGCCATCCCCATAGCAACAGTCCGGCAGCCAGCCCGCCCAGCGCGGGCGTCAGCGCGCGCCGCCAGGGTGAGAGCGACGCGGCGGCATTCACCAGGCTGCCGCTGTCGTTGCTGAGAAGCAGCCACTCCAGCAGATACATGCTGTGGCGGAACACCGCCACGGCCAGCGCGGCCAGCACGCCGGTGACGGTAGCAATCAGCAGTCGACGAAACATCGCGCGGATGTCGGGGTACGTATGAAGACGTTGCATGGGTCGCGAGTAAACGGGAAAGATACAATATTGTGGCGGGAAATCGCGGGGTTAGCAAAAGGTATGCGTGCGGAAAAGCCGGGCGATGCCCGGCCGGAAAGATTAGTTCTCGCTATGTATATTCAGCGCCCGACGCGTACGACCTGAACTGAGATACTCGGCTATATAGTCCTGAGAAATCTCGCCGTTGTAGCGCCCGTCCTCATCCACGATCGGCATCCAGCTGGTGTTGCTCTCATACAGGCGTGACAGCACCACGCGCAGGTTGTCTTCGGCTTTGCCGGTCATGCGGAACGGATGCAGGATGTCGGCGCAGGTGCCGCTGGCGTTACGCGCTTCGCGACGCTTCACAAAGCCCAGCGGCTTGCCGTGCTCGTCAACCACGGTAATCGCGCGAATATCGTTATCATCCATGGTGGCAAAGGCTTCTGGCAGCGGCGTCGAACCCCGCACCGTAATGGTCGGCTGCTGGTCGGTGACGTCTCCGGCGGAGACCAGCAGCAGGCGCTTCAGCGTGCGGTCCTGACCGACAAACGAGCCGACAAACTCGTTCGCCGGTTTCGCCAGCAGTTCGTCCGGGCTGGCGCACTGGACGATTTTCCCCTGCCGGAACACCGCAATACGGTCGCCAAGCTTCAGGGCCTCATCGATATCGTGGCTGACCAGCATGACGGTTTTTTTCAGCTTGCGCTGCATCTCGAGGAACTGGTTCTGGATCACCTCGCGGTTGATCGGGTCCACCGCGCCGAAGGGCTCATCCATCAGCAGCACCGGAGGATCTGCCGCCAGGGCGCGGATCACGCCGATGCGCTGCTGTTGGCCGCCGGACATCTCGCGCGGATAGCGATTCAGGAACTTACGCGGATCCAGCGCCACCATATCCATCAGCTCTTCGGCGCGGGTTTTGCAGCGCGCTTTATCCCAGCCCAGCATGCGCGGTACGACGGTAATGTTCTCTTCGATGGTCATGTTCGGGAACAGGCCAATCTGCTGGATCACGTAGCCGATGTTGCGGCGCAGGGTGACGGTGTCCATCCCGCTGGTGTCTTCGCCGTTGATCAGGATCGTCCCGCTGCTCGGCGTAATGAGGCGGTTAATCATCTTCAGGGTGGTGGTCTTCCCGCAGCCGGACGGGCCGAGCAGGACGCACATTTCCCCTTCGGGCACGTTCAGGTTGACGTTGTCGACGGCCTTAAAGGTCTGGCCGTGCTTCTGTGAAAAGTGTTTGGTGAGGTTTTCCAGTTTTATCATTATCGAATCCCCTTCGGAGTCAGAACCACCTGCAGACGGTGCAGCAGCCAGTCGAGCACAATCGCTAAAAGACAAATCATCAGCGCGCCCGCAATCAACATGCGGATATCGCTTCCGCCGATGCCGTTGAGCAGCAGCAGGCCCAGACCGCCCGCGCCGATCACCGCGGCAATCGCCATCACGCCGATGTTCATCACCACGGCGGTGCGGATCCCGCCGAAAATCACCGGCAGCGCCATCGGAATTTCGACCCAGCGCAGGCGCTGCCAGAAGGTCATGCCGATGCCGCGTCCGGCTTCACGCAGGCCCGGCGGCAGGCTGTCGAGCGCCGTATGGGTGTTACGCACAATCGGCAGCAGCGAGTAGAGAAACACCGCTGTGATCGCGGGCAGGGCGCCAATCCCCTGACCGATCAGCGAAAAGAGCGGGATCATCAGGCCAAACAGCGCAATGGACGGAATGGTCAGCACGATGGTGGCAATCCCCAGCACCGGCGTCGCCAGCCACCTGTGGCGAACAATCAGAATGCCCAGCGGTACGCCGATGAGAATGGCTAAGCCCACGGCCAGCGCCACCAGCCACAGATGCTGCAGCGTCAGGGTTAAGAGGTAGTCCCAGTTGTCCAGAATGTAGTGAATTGTCTCCATAGCGCCTCCTACAGCAGCTGTTTGCTACGCAGGAAATCACGGGCGACCTGCTGCGGTGACTGATGGTCGATATCCACCTTCTTGTTCAGTTCGGTGATAACGTCGTTGTTGAGCTGGGCAGAGAGGGTGTTGAGCGCCTCTTCCAGGCCGGGGTTGGCCTCCAGCGTGTCCTTACGGACCACCGGGGTGACGGCATAGCTCGGGAAGAAGCCTTTATCATCTTCCAGCACCTTGAGGTCGAAGCCCTTCACGCGCCCGTCGGTGGTATAAATCAGCCCGGCGTCGACGAAGCCGTCGCGCACCGCGTTATAGACCAGACCAGGGTCCATCTGGCGGATCTGCGGGCGGTCCAGGTCCATCTTATAGGCGGCCTGAAGCGGCTTCATGCCGTCGCTGCGCCCGGCAAATTCCAGGTCTAAGCCCAGCAGCCAGTTTTTGTCCGGGTTGGTTTTACGGATCTGCTCAATCTTCGCCACCATGTCCGACATGGTGTTGATATGTTCCGCCTCGGCGCGCTTGCGCTGCATGGCGAACGCATAGGTGTTGTTCATGTCGGCGGGCTTGAGCCAGACCAGACCGTGCTTCGCGTCCAGACGTTTCACCGTCTCGTAAGACTCCTGGGGCGACATGCGCTTGTTGATGTGGTTAAAGATGATTAATGACGTGCCGGTGTACTCCCAGGTCATGTCAATCTGCTTGTTGATCATCGCGTTACGGGAAATCACCGTGGCGATATTGGTTTGCGGCTGCACCTGAAAGCCTTTCTTCTGCAGGTACTGCACGGTCATCGCCGAGAGAATGTGCTGCTCGGTAAAGCTCTTGGTCGCCAGAATCAGCGGGGCCGCAATGGTCTGGCCGGTGAACAGCGCCGCGGCACACAGCGCCGCCAGGCTGGATATCAGTCTCATAAAAGCTCCTTGTTATTGTTATCGAGCGAGATGGGGACTCATCACGCGACCCAGCGCCGCCAGCAGGGTATCGAGGATCAGGGCGAACAGGGCGGTGGCCGCCGCGCCGAGGATCAGGGTCGGGAAATCGTTCAGATAAATGCCGGGGAAAATCAGCTCGCCGTAGCTGCTGGCACCAATCAGGAACGCCAGCGGTGCGGTACCGACGTTAATGGCGGTGGCGATGCGGATCCCCGAGAGCATGACTGGCCAGGCGGCAGGCAGCTCCACCTGGCGCAGACGCTGCCATTTGGTCATCCCGATGCCGTTTGCCGCTTCCAGTAGCGACGGCGGGACCGAGCACAGCCCGGCATAGGTGTTGCGCACGATCGGCAGCAGCGAGGCGAGGAACAGGGCGATGATGGCCGGCGTATCGCCAATACCAATCACCACCATCGCCAGCGCCAGCACGGCCAGTGGCGGCAGCGTGTTGCCGACGTTGAAGATTTGCATCACATATTCGGCGATACCCCGCGCGGCCGGGCGGCTCAGCAGAATACCGGCCGGAATACCCACCAGCAGGGCTAAGAACATTGATGAGAAAACCAGAATCATATGCTGTTGCCCGAGATAGATCAGGTCAACCTGACGCGCTCTGAGGGTCTCCAGCCCGATCCCCCAGACGAGGAGGGCGAGAACCACGATAATGGCGCCGACAAACAGCAGCGAACGTTTGAGTAATGGGTGCATTGCGGTGTGTCTCCCTGTGCGCATGCGTTATAGCAACCACCGGTTGCCTGTTGTTATGCCATGTTTCGGCAGGGGTAATTGACCTATAGCAAGCGTTTGGGAAGGGTTCCAGCGAAGGGGGAAAATCAGTAACCCTATGAAACTAGTGGCAACCTGAGGTCAGGCCTTATGGCATAAGGCCTGATTGTGGGGCGGGCAGAATAGTCCTAAAGCGAATCTTTCAATGTGACAGTGTCACATCTAAAGGGCTTTTATGCCGAGTACAGGTCATTACCTTCATAGAGGGGCGCGAACCCGTCGAACCCGCGACGAGACGGT harbors:
- the osmV gene encoding osmoprotectant ABC transporter ATP-binding protein OsmV, which codes for MIKLENLTKHFSQKHGQTFKAVDNVNLNVPEGEMCVLLGPSGCGKTTTLKMINRLITPSSGTILINGEDTSGMDTVTLRRNIGYVIQQIGLFPNMTIEENITVVPRMLGWDKARCKTRAEELMDMVALDPRKFLNRYPREMSGGQQQRIGVIRALAADPPVLLMDEPFGAVDPINREVIQNQFLEMQRKLKKTVMLVSHDIDEALKLGDRIAVFRQGKIVQCASPDELLAKPANEFVGSFVGQDRTLKRLLLVSAGDVTDQQPTITVRGSTPLPEAFATMDDNDIRAITVVDEHGKPLGFVKRREARNASGTCADILHPFRMTGKAEDNLRVVLSRLYESNTSWMPIVDEDGRYNGEISQDYIAEYLSSGRTRRALNIHSEN
- the osmX gene encoding osmoprotectant ABC transporter substrate-binding protein OsmX: MRLISSLAALCAAALFTGQTIAAPLILATKSFTEQHILSAMTVQYLQKKGFQVQPQTNIATVISRNAMINKQIDMTWEYTGTSLIIFNHINKRMSPQESYETVKRLDAKHGLVWLKPADMNNTYAFAMQRKRAEAEHINTMSDMVAKIEQIRKTNPDKNWLLGLDLEFAGRSDGMKPLQAAYKMDLDRPQIRQMDPGLVYNAVRDGFVDAGLIYTTDGRVKGFDLKVLEDDKGFFPSYAVTPVVRKDTLEANPGLEEALNTLSAQLNNDVITELNKKVDIDHQSPQQVARDFLRSKQLL
- the bioD gene encoding dethiobiotin synthase; translation: MLKRFFVTGTDTSVGKTVVSRALLQALAASGKRVAGYKPVAKGSKETPEGLRNKDALVLQSVSSLELPYHAINPIALSEEESSVAHSGLINYPLLSNGLASLCEKVDHVVVEGTGGWRSLMNDLRPLSEWVVQEQLPVVMVVGIQEGCINHALLTAQAIANDGLPLVGWVANRINPGLAHYAEIIDVLSAKLPGPLVGELPYLPRAEQRELSQYIDLSALSGVLTVDRVVA
- the osmW gene encoding osmoprotectant ABC transporter permease OsmW gives rise to the protein METIHYILDNWDYLLTLTLQHLWLVALAVGLAILIGVPLGILIVRHRWLATPVLGIATIVLTIPSIALFGLMIPLFSLIGQGIGALPAITAVFLYSLLPIVRNTHTALDSLPPGLREAGRGIGMTFWQRLRWVEIPMALPVIFGGIRTAVVMNIGVMAIAAVIGAGGLGLLLLNGIGGSDIRMLIAGALMICLLAIVLDWLLHRLQVVLTPKGIR
- the clcB gene encoding voltage-gated ClC-type chloride channel ClcB, producing MQRLHTYPDIRAMFRRLLIATVTGVLAALAVAVFRHSMYLLEWLLLSNDSGSLVNAAASLSPWRRALTPALGGLAAGLLLWGWQRLTAQRPHAPTDYMEALETGDGQFDYGASLVKSLASLLVVASGSAIGREGAMILLAALAASFFARRFTPKSEWKLWIACGAAAGMASAYHAPLAGSLFIAEILFGTLMLASLGPVVIAAVVALLTTQLLAPGTGTLYAVHLSGTLTATDYALLVAMGLLAGLCGPLLMWLMAFSHGLFLRLKLSPPWQLALGGAIVGLLSLLTPKVWGNGYSVVQAFLLAPPLLSIVAGVFICKLLAVLASSGSGAPGGVFTPTLFVGMATGMLFAQLFALWLPGAETAILLGLAGMATLLAATTHAPIMSALMVCEMTGQYFLLPGLLVACVLASVLSRTLRHDSIYGQHATEGREIDVLR
- a CDS encoding APC family permease — encoded protein: MATNTSLDSPRMAGRTRLRSSLKLWQVVMMGLAYLTPMTVFDTFGIVSGISNGHVPASYLLALAGVMFTAISYGKLVRQFPEAGSAYTYTQKSIGPHLGFMVGWSSLLDYLFLPMINVLLAKIYLSALFPEVPPWVWVVGFVTILTLANLKSVNLVANFNTLFVLVQIAIMVVFVILVVHGLHKGEGVGTVWSLQPFISENAHLIPIITGATIVCFSFLGFDAVTTLSEETPNAARVIPKAIFLTALYGGLIFIVASFFMQLFFPTIARFKNPDAALPEIALYVGGKLFQSVFLCTTFVNTLASGLASHASVSRLLYVMGRDNVFPERVFGYVHPKWRTPALNVIMVGIVALSALYFDLVTATALINFGALVAFTFVNLSVYNHFWRRKGLNKTWKDRFHYLLLPLIGAVTVGVLWINLEATSLTLGLIWAALGILYLTWLTRRFRKPPPQFEAGKIEQAWDS
- the osmY gene encoding osmoprotectant ABC transporter permease OsmY — protein: MHPLLKRSLLFVGAIIVVLALLVWGIGLETLRARQVDLIYLGQQHMILVFSSMFLALLVGIPAGILLSRPAARGIAEYVMQIFNVGNTLPPLAVLALAMVVIGIGDTPAIIALFLASLLPIVRNTYAGLCSVPPSLLEAANGIGMTKWQRLRQVELPAAWPVMLSGIRIATAINVGTAPLAFLIGASSYGELIFPGIYLNDFPTLILGAAATALFALILDTLLAALGRVMSPHLAR
- a CDS encoding LysR family transcriptional regulator codes for the protein MNIELRHLRYFVAVAEELHFGRAAARLNISQPPLSQQIQILEQQVGARLLARTNRSVSLTAAGKQFLIDSRQILSMVEDAAARAERLYLGEAGELRIGFTSSAPFISAVSETLSSFRRHFPDVHIQTREINTREQIAPLNEGSLDLGLMRNTQLPDSLAWEVILREPLMAMIPHDHPLASRPAVSLAELANEPFVFFDPQVGTGLYDDILGLMRRYDLAPVITQEVGEAMTIIGLVAAGLGVSILPASFKRVQLREMRWVTIAEEDAVSEMWLVWAKHREQSHAAQRFKQQLMNASAGRHFQGKVGKNVQ
- the mlc gene encoding sugar metabolism global transcriptional regulator Mlc; amino-acid sequence: MVADSQPGHIDQIKQTNAGAVYRLIDQLGPVSRIDLSRLAQLAPASITKIVREMLEAHLVQETEIQEPGSRGRPAVGLVVETEAWHYLSLRISRGEIFLALRDLSSKLVVEDRLELPLNAEEPLLDAIVSHIDRFFIRHQQKLERLTAIAITMPGIIDTENGIVHRMPFYDDVKEMPLGEVLKNHTGVPVYIQHDISAWTMAEALFGASRGARDVIQVVIDHNVGAGVITDGRLLHAGSSSLVEIGHTQVDPYGKRCYCGNHGCLETIASVESVLELAQVRLSQSMSSSLHGQPLTVDSLCAAARQGDLLAKDIITGVGNNVGRILAIMVNLFNPQKILIGSPLSQAAEILFPAITACIQQQSLPAYSRNIAVESTQFSNQGTMAGAALVKDAMYNGSLLIRLLQG
- a CDS encoding MFS transporter is translated as MSRTTAIDIDPASDIDDLPATSQPVQFIKRGTPQFMRVTLALFSAGLATFALLYCVQPILPVLSHEFGVSPASSSVSLSISTGMLAVGLLFTGPLSDAIGRKQVMVTALMLASVCTLLSTMMTSWHGILVMRALIGLSLSGVAAVGMTYLSEEIHPSFVAFSMGLYISGNSIGGMSGRLLSGVFTDFFSWRIALAVIGCFALASALMFWKILPESRHFRPTSLRPKTLFINFRLHWRDKGLPRLFLTGFLLMGSFVTLFNYIGYRLMLSPWHLSQALVGLLSVAYLTGTWSSPKAGAMTARYGRGPVMLFFTSVMLVGLLLTLFSSLWLIFAGMLLFSAGFFAAHSVASSWIGPRARRAKGQASSLYLFSYYLGSSIAGTLGGVFWHHYGWNGVGGFIALMLCAALLVGGSLHKRLR